One genomic segment of Pongo pygmaeus isolate AG05252 chromosome 19, NHGRI_mPonPyg2-v2.0_pri, whole genome shotgun sequence includes these proteins:
- the MINK1 gene encoding misshapen-like kinase 1 isoform X14 — MGDPAPARSLDDIDLSALRDPAGIFELVEVVGNGTYGQVYKGRHVKTGQLAAIKVMDVTEDEEEEIKQEINMLKKYSHHRNIATYYGAFIKKSPPGNDDQLWLVMEFCGAGSVTDLVKNTKGNALKEDCIAYICREILRGLAHLHAHKVIHRDIKGQNVLLTENAEVKLVDFGVSAQLDRTVGRRNTFIGTPYWMAPEVIACDENPDATYDYRSDIWSLGITAIEMAEGAPPLCDMHPMRALFLIPRNPPPRLKSKKWSKKFIDFIDTCLIKTYLSRPPTEQLLKFPFIRDQPTERQVRIQLKDHIDRSRKKREETEYEYSGSEEEDDSHGEEGEPSSIMNVPGESTLRREFLRLQQENKSNSEALKQQQQLQQQQQRDPEAHIKHLLHQRQRRIEEQKEERRRVEEQQRREREQRKLQEKEQQRRLEDMQALRREEERRQAEREQEYKRKQLEEQRQSERLQRQLQQEHAYLKSLQQQQQQQQLQKQQQQQQLLPGDRKPLYHYGRGMNPADKPAWAREVEERTRMNKQQNSPSAKSKPGSTGPEPPIPQASPGPPGPLSQTPPMQRPVEPQEGPHKSLVAHRVPLKPYAAPVPRSQSLQDQPTRNLAAFPASPDPDPAIPAPTATPSARGAVIRQNSDPTSEGPGPSPNPPAWVRPDNEAPPKVPQRTSSIATALNTSGAGGSRPAQAVRARPRSNSAWQIYLQRRAERGTPKPPGPPAQPPGPPNASSNPDLRRSDPGWERSDSVLPASHGHLPQAGSLERNCVGASSKLDSSPVLSPGNKAKPDDHRSRPGRPADFVLLKERTLDEAPRPPKKAMDYSSSSEEVESSEEDEEEGEGGPAEGSRDTPGGRSDGDTDSVSTMVVHDVEEITGTQPPYGGGTMVVQRTPEEERNLLHADSNGYTNLPDVVQPSHSPTENSKGQSPPSKDGSGDYQSRGLVKAPGKSSFTMFVDLGIYQPGGSGDSIPITALVGGEGTRLDQLQYDVRKGSVVNVNPTNTRAHSETPEIRKYKKRFNSEILCAALWGVNLLVGTENGLMLLDRSGQGKVYGLIGRRRFQQMDVLEGLNLLITISGKRNKLRVYYLSWLRNKILHNDPEVEKKQGWTTVGDMEGCGHYRVVKYERIKFLVIALKSSVEVYAWAPKPYHKFMAFKSFADLPHRPLLVDLTVEEGQRLKVIYGSSAGFHAVDVDSGNSYDIYIPVHIQSQITPHAIIFLPNTDGMEMLLCYEDEGVYVNTYGRIIKDVVLQWGEMPTSVAYICSNQIMGWGEKAIEIRSVETGHLDGVFMHKRAQRLKFLCERNDKVFFASVRSGGSSQVYFMTLNRNCIMNW; from the exons GACCCTGCTGGGATCTTTGAGCTTGTGGAGGTGGTCGGCAATGGAACCTATGGACAGGTATACAAG GGTCGGCATGTCAAGACGGGGCAGCTGGCTGCCATCAAGGTCATGGATGTCACGGAG gatgaggaggaagagatCAAACAGGAGATCAACATGCTGAAAAAGTACTCTCACCACCGCAACATCGCCACCTACTATGGAGCCTTCATCAAGAAGAGCCCCCCGGGAAACGATGACCAGCTCTGG CTGGTGATGGAGTTCTGTGGTGCTGGTTCAGTGACTGACCTGGTAAAGAACACGAAAGGCAACGCCCTGAAGGAGGACTGTATCGCCTATATCTGCAGGGAGATCCTCAGG GGTCTGGCGCATCTCCATGCCCACAAGGTGATCCATCGAGACATCAAGGGGCAGAATGTGCTGCTGACAGAGAATGCTGAGGTCAAGCTAG TGGATTTTGGGGTGAGTGCTCAGCTGGACCGCACCGTGGGCAGACGGAACACTTTCATTGGGACTCCCTACTGGATGGCTCCAGAGGTCATCGCCTGTGATGAGAACCCCGATGCCACCTACGATTACAgg AGTGACATTTGGTCTCTAGGAATCACAGCCATCGAGATGGCAGAGGGAGCCCCCC CTCTGTGTGACATGCACCCCATGCGAGCCCTCTTCCTCATTCCTCGGAACCCTCCGCCCAGGCTCAAGTCCAAGAAGTG GTCTAAGAAGTTCATTGACTTCATTGACACATGTCTCATCAAGACTTACCTGAGCCGCCCACCCACGGAGCAGCTACTGAAGTTTCCCTTCATCCGGGACCAGCCCACGGAGCGGCAGGTCCGCATCCAGCTTAAGGACCACATTGACCGATCCCGGAAGAAGCGGG AGGAGACAGAATATGAGTACAGCGGCAGCGAGGAGGAAGATGACAGccatggagaggaaggagagCCCAG CTCCATCATGAACGTGCCTGGAGAGTCGACTCTACGCCGAGAGTTTCTCCGGCTCCAGCAGGAAAATAAGAGCAACTCAGAGGCTttaaaacagcagcagcagctgcagcagcagcagcagcgagacCCCGAGGCACACATCAAACACCTGCTGCACCAGCGGCAGCGGCGCATAGAGGAGCAGAAGGAGGAGCGGCGCCGCGTGGAGGAG CAACAGCGGCGGGAGCGGGAGCAGCGGAAGCTGCAGGAGAAGGAGCAGCAGCGGCGGCTGGAGGACATGCAGGCTCTGCGGCGGGAGGAGGAGCGGCGGCAGGCGGAGCGCGAGCAG gagtacAAGCGGAAGCAGCTGGAGGAGCAGCGGCAGTCAGAGCGTCTCCAGAGGcagctgcagcaggagcatgcCTACCTCAAGTCcctgcagcagcagcaacagcagcagcagcttcagaaacagcagcagcagcagcagctcctaCCTGGGGACAGGAAGCCCCTGTACCATTATGGTCGGGGCATGAACCCCGCTGACAAACCAGCCTGGGCCCGAGAG GTAGAAGAGAGAACAAGGATGAACAAGCAGCAGAACTCTCCCTCGGCCAAGAGCAAGCCAGGCAGCACGGGGCCTGagccccccatcccccaggcCTCCCCCGGGCCCCCAGGACCCCTTTCCCAGACTCCTCCTATGCAGAGGCCGGTGGAGCCCCAGGAGGGACCGCACAAG AGCCTGGTGGCACACCGGGTCCCACTGAAGCCATATGCAGCACCTGTACCCCGATCCCAGTCCCTGCAGGACCAGCCCACCCGAAACCTGGCTgccttcccagcctcccctgACCCCGACCCTGCCATCCCCGCACCCACTGCCACGCCCAGTGCCCGAGGAGCTGTCATCCGCCAGAATTCAGACCCCACCTCTGAAGGACCTGGCCCCAGCCCGAACCCCCCAGCCTGGGTCCGCCCAGATAACGAGGCCCCACCGAAG GTGCCTCAGAGGACCTCATCTATCGCCACTGCCCTTAACACCAGTGGGGCCGGAGGGTCCCGGCCAGCCCAGGCAGTCCGTGCCAG ACCTCGCAGCAACTCCGCCTGGCAAATCTATCTGCAAAGGCGGGCAGAGCGGGGCACCCCAAAGCCTCCAGGGCCCCCTGCTCAGCCCCCTGGCCCGCCCAACGCCTCTAG TAACCCCGACCTCAGGAGGAGCGACCCTGGCTGGGAACGCTCGGACAGCGTCCTTCCGGCCTCTCACGGGCACCTCCCCCAGGCTGGCTCACTGGAGCGGAACTGCGTGGGAG CCTCCTCCAAACTGGACAGCTCCCCAGTGCTCTCCCCTGGGAATAAAGCCAAGCCCGATGACCACCGCTCACGGCCAGGCCGGCCCGCA GACTTCGTGTTGCTGAAGGAGCGGACCCTGGACGAggcccctcggcctcccaagaaggCCATGGACTACTCATCGTCCAGCGAGGAGGTGGAAAGCAgtgaggaggacgaggaggaagGCGAAGGCGGGCCAGCAGAGGGGAGCAGAGACACCCCTGGGGGCCG CAGCGATGGGGATACAGACAGCGTCAGCACCATGGTGGTCCACGACGTCGAGGAGATCACCGGGACCCAGCCCCCATACGGGGGCGGCACCATGGTGGTCCAGCGC ACCCCTGAAGAGGAGCGGAACCTGCTGCATGCTGACAGCAATGGGTATACAAACCTGCCTGACGTGGTCCAGCCCAGCCATTCACCCACCGAGAACAGCAAAGGCCAAAGCCCACCCTCGAAGGATGGGAGCGGTGAC TACCAGTCTCGTGGGCTGGTAAAGGCCCCTGGCAAGAGCTCGTTCACGATGTTTGTGGATCTAGGGATCTACCAGCCTGGAGGCAGTGGGGACAGCATCCCCATCACAG CCCTAGTGGGTGGAGAGGGCACTCGGCTCGACCAGCTGCAGTACGACGTGAGGAAGGGCTCTGTGGTCAACGTGAATCCCACCAACACCCGGGCCCACAGTGAGACCCCTGAGATCCGGAAGTACAAGAAGCGATTCAACTCCGAGATCCTCTGTGCAGCCCTTTGGG GGGTCAACCTGCTGGTGGGCACGGAGAACGGGCTGATGTTGCTGGACCGAAGTGGGCAGGGGAAGGTGTATGGACTCATTGGGCGGCGACGCTTCCAGCAGATGGATGTGCTGGAGGGGCTCAACCTGCTCATCACCATCTCAG GGAAAAGGAACAAGCTGCGGGTGTATTACCTGTCCTGGCTCCGGAACAAGATTCTGCACAATGACCCAGAAGTGGAGAAGAAGCAGGGCTGGACCACTGTGGGGGACATGGAGGGCTGCGGGCACTACCGTGTCG TGAAATACGAGCGGATTAAGTTCCTGGTCATCGCCCTCAAGAGCTCCGTGGAGGTGTATGCCTGGGCCCCCAAGCCCTATCACAAATTCATGGCCTTCAAG TCCTTTGCCGACCTCCCCCACCGCCCTCTGCTGGTCGACCTGACAGTAGAGGAGGGGCAGCGGCTCAAGGTCATCTATGGCTCCAGTGCTGGCTTCCATGCTGTGGATGTCGACTCGGGGAACAGCTATGACATCTACATCCCTGTGCAC ATCCAGAGCCAGATCACGCCCCATGCCATCATCTTCCTCCCCAACACCGACGGCATGGAGATGCTGCTGTGTTATGAGGACGAGGGTGTCTACGTCAACACGTACGGGCGGATCATTAAGGATGTGGTGCTGCAGTGGGGAGAGATGCCTACTTCTGTGG CCTACATCTGCTCCAACCAGATAATGGGCTGGGGTGAGAAGGCCATTGAGATCCGCTCTGTGGAGACGGGCCACCTCGACGGGGTCTTCATGCACAAACGAGCTCAGAGGCTCAAGTTCCTGTGTGAGCGGAATGACAAG GTGTTTTTTGCCTCAGTCCGCTCTGGGGGCAGCAGCCAAGTTTACTTCATGACTCTGAACCGTAACTGCATCATGAACTGGTGA
- the MINK1 gene encoding misshapen-like kinase 1 isoform X15, producing MGDPAPARSLDDIDLSALRDPAGIFELVEVVGNGTYGQVYKGRHVKTGQLAAIKVMDVTEDEEEEIKQEINMLKKYSHHRNIATYYGAFIKKSPPGNDDQLWLVMEFCGAGSVTDLVKNTKGNALKEDCIAYICREILRGLAHLHAHKVIHRDIKGQNVLLTENAEVKLVDFGVSAQLDRTVGRRNTFIGTPYWMAPEVIACDENPDATYDYRSDIWSLGITAIEMAEGAPPLCDMHPMRALFLIPRNPPPRLKSKKWSKKFIDFIDTCLIKTYLSRPPTEQLLKFPFIRDQPTERQVRIQLKDHIDRSRKKREETEYEYSGSEEEDDSHGEEGEPSSIMNVPGESTLRREFLRLQQENKSNSEALKQQQQLQQQQQRDPEAHIKHLLHQRQRRIEEQKEERRRVEEQQRREREQRKLQEKEQQRRLEDMQALRREEERRQAEREQEYKRKQLEEQRQSERLQRQLQQEHAYLKSLQQQQQQQQLQKQQQQQQLLPGDRKPLYHYGRGMNPADKPAWAREVEERTRMNKQQNSPSAKSKPGSTGPEPPIPQASPGPPGPLSQTPPMQRPVEPQEGPHKSLVAHRVPLKPYAAPVPRSQSLQDQPTRNLAAFPASPDPDPAIPAPTATPSARGAVIRQNSDPTSEGPGPSPNPPAWVRPDNEAPPKVPQRTSSIATALNTSGAGGSRPAQAVRARPRSNSAWQIYLQRRAERGTPKPPGPPAQPPGPPNASSNPDLRRSDPGWERSDSVLPASHGHLPQAGSLERNCVGASSKLDSSPVLSPGNKAKPDDHRSRPGRPADFVLLKERTLDEAPRPPKKAMDYSSSSEEVESSEEDEEEGEGGPAEGSRDTPGGRDGDTDSVSTMVVHDVEEITGTQPPYGGGTMVVQRTPEEERNLLHADSNGYTNLPDVVQPSHSPTENSKGQSPPSKDGSGDYQSRGLVKAPGKSSFTMFVDLGIYQPGGSGDSIPITALVGGEGTRLDQLQYDVRKGSVVNVNPTNTRAHSETPEIRKYKKRFNSEILCAALWGVNLLVGTENGLMLLDRSGQGKVYGLIGRRRFQQMDVLEGLNLLITISGKRNKLRVYYLSWLRNKILHNDPEVEKKQGWTTVGDMEGCGHYRVVKYERIKFLVIALKSSVEVYAWAPKPYHKFMAFKSFADLPHRPLLVDLTVEEGQRLKVIYGSSAGFHAVDVDSGNSYDIYIPVHIQSQITPHAIIFLPNTDGMEMLLCYEDEGVYVNTYGRIIKDVVLQWGEMPTSVAYICSNQIMGWGEKAIEIRSVETGHLDGVFMHKRAQRLKFLCERNDKVFFASVRSGGSSQVYFMTLNRNCIMNW from the exons GACCCTGCTGGGATCTTTGAGCTTGTGGAGGTGGTCGGCAATGGAACCTATGGACAGGTATACAAG GGTCGGCATGTCAAGACGGGGCAGCTGGCTGCCATCAAGGTCATGGATGTCACGGAG gatgaggaggaagagatCAAACAGGAGATCAACATGCTGAAAAAGTACTCTCACCACCGCAACATCGCCACCTACTATGGAGCCTTCATCAAGAAGAGCCCCCCGGGAAACGATGACCAGCTCTGG CTGGTGATGGAGTTCTGTGGTGCTGGTTCAGTGACTGACCTGGTAAAGAACACGAAAGGCAACGCCCTGAAGGAGGACTGTATCGCCTATATCTGCAGGGAGATCCTCAGG GGTCTGGCGCATCTCCATGCCCACAAGGTGATCCATCGAGACATCAAGGGGCAGAATGTGCTGCTGACAGAGAATGCTGAGGTCAAGCTAG TGGATTTTGGGGTGAGTGCTCAGCTGGACCGCACCGTGGGCAGACGGAACACTTTCATTGGGACTCCCTACTGGATGGCTCCAGAGGTCATCGCCTGTGATGAGAACCCCGATGCCACCTACGATTACAgg AGTGACATTTGGTCTCTAGGAATCACAGCCATCGAGATGGCAGAGGGAGCCCCCC CTCTGTGTGACATGCACCCCATGCGAGCCCTCTTCCTCATTCCTCGGAACCCTCCGCCCAGGCTCAAGTCCAAGAAGTG GTCTAAGAAGTTCATTGACTTCATTGACACATGTCTCATCAAGACTTACCTGAGCCGCCCACCCACGGAGCAGCTACTGAAGTTTCCCTTCATCCGGGACCAGCCCACGGAGCGGCAGGTCCGCATCCAGCTTAAGGACCACATTGACCGATCCCGGAAGAAGCGGG AGGAGACAGAATATGAGTACAGCGGCAGCGAGGAGGAAGATGACAGccatggagaggaaggagagCCCAG CTCCATCATGAACGTGCCTGGAGAGTCGACTCTACGCCGAGAGTTTCTCCGGCTCCAGCAGGAAAATAAGAGCAACTCAGAGGCTttaaaacagcagcagcagctgcagcagcagcagcagcgagacCCCGAGGCACACATCAAACACCTGCTGCACCAGCGGCAGCGGCGCATAGAGGAGCAGAAGGAGGAGCGGCGCCGCGTGGAGGAG CAACAGCGGCGGGAGCGGGAGCAGCGGAAGCTGCAGGAGAAGGAGCAGCAGCGGCGGCTGGAGGACATGCAGGCTCTGCGGCGGGAGGAGGAGCGGCGGCAGGCGGAGCGCGAGCAG gagtacAAGCGGAAGCAGCTGGAGGAGCAGCGGCAGTCAGAGCGTCTCCAGAGGcagctgcagcaggagcatgcCTACCTCAAGTCcctgcagcagcagcaacagcagcagcagcttcagaaacagcagcagcagcagcagctcctaCCTGGGGACAGGAAGCCCCTGTACCATTATGGTCGGGGCATGAACCCCGCTGACAAACCAGCCTGGGCCCGAGAG GTAGAAGAGAGAACAAGGATGAACAAGCAGCAGAACTCTCCCTCGGCCAAGAGCAAGCCAGGCAGCACGGGGCCTGagccccccatcccccaggcCTCCCCCGGGCCCCCAGGACCCCTTTCCCAGACTCCTCCTATGCAGAGGCCGGTGGAGCCCCAGGAGGGACCGCACAAG AGCCTGGTGGCACACCGGGTCCCACTGAAGCCATATGCAGCACCTGTACCCCGATCCCAGTCCCTGCAGGACCAGCCCACCCGAAACCTGGCTgccttcccagcctcccctgACCCCGACCCTGCCATCCCCGCACCCACTGCCACGCCCAGTGCCCGAGGAGCTGTCATCCGCCAGAATTCAGACCCCACCTCTGAAGGACCTGGCCCCAGCCCGAACCCCCCAGCCTGGGTCCGCCCAGATAACGAGGCCCCACCGAAG GTGCCTCAGAGGACCTCATCTATCGCCACTGCCCTTAACACCAGTGGGGCCGGAGGGTCCCGGCCAGCCCAGGCAGTCCGTGCCAG ACCTCGCAGCAACTCCGCCTGGCAAATCTATCTGCAAAGGCGGGCAGAGCGGGGCACCCCAAAGCCTCCAGGGCCCCCTGCTCAGCCCCCTGGCCCGCCCAACGCCTCTAG TAACCCCGACCTCAGGAGGAGCGACCCTGGCTGGGAACGCTCGGACAGCGTCCTTCCGGCCTCTCACGGGCACCTCCCCCAGGCTGGCTCACTGGAGCGGAACTGCGTGGGAG CCTCCTCCAAACTGGACAGCTCCCCAGTGCTCTCCCCTGGGAATAAAGCCAAGCCCGATGACCACCGCTCACGGCCAGGCCGGCCCGCA GACTTCGTGTTGCTGAAGGAGCGGACCCTGGACGAggcccctcggcctcccaagaaggCCATGGACTACTCATCGTCCAGCGAGGAGGTGGAAAGCAgtgaggaggacgaggaggaagGCGAAGGCGGGCCAGCAGAGGGGAGCAGAGACACCCCTGGGGGCCG CGATGGGGATACAGACAGCGTCAGCACCATGGTGGTCCACGACGTCGAGGAGATCACCGGGACCCAGCCCCCATACGGGGGCGGCACCATGGTGGTCCAGCGC ACCCCTGAAGAGGAGCGGAACCTGCTGCATGCTGACAGCAATGGGTATACAAACCTGCCTGACGTGGTCCAGCCCAGCCATTCACCCACCGAGAACAGCAAAGGCCAAAGCCCACCCTCGAAGGATGGGAGCGGTGAC TACCAGTCTCGTGGGCTGGTAAAGGCCCCTGGCAAGAGCTCGTTCACGATGTTTGTGGATCTAGGGATCTACCAGCCTGGAGGCAGTGGGGACAGCATCCCCATCACAG CCCTAGTGGGTGGAGAGGGCACTCGGCTCGACCAGCTGCAGTACGACGTGAGGAAGGGCTCTGTGGTCAACGTGAATCCCACCAACACCCGGGCCCACAGTGAGACCCCTGAGATCCGGAAGTACAAGAAGCGATTCAACTCCGAGATCCTCTGTGCAGCCCTTTGGG GGGTCAACCTGCTGGTGGGCACGGAGAACGGGCTGATGTTGCTGGACCGAAGTGGGCAGGGGAAGGTGTATGGACTCATTGGGCGGCGACGCTTCCAGCAGATGGATGTGCTGGAGGGGCTCAACCTGCTCATCACCATCTCAG GGAAAAGGAACAAGCTGCGGGTGTATTACCTGTCCTGGCTCCGGAACAAGATTCTGCACAATGACCCAGAAGTGGAGAAGAAGCAGGGCTGGACCACTGTGGGGGACATGGAGGGCTGCGGGCACTACCGTGTCG TGAAATACGAGCGGATTAAGTTCCTGGTCATCGCCCTCAAGAGCTCCGTGGAGGTGTATGCCTGGGCCCCCAAGCCCTATCACAAATTCATGGCCTTCAAG TCCTTTGCCGACCTCCCCCACCGCCCTCTGCTGGTCGACCTGACAGTAGAGGAGGGGCAGCGGCTCAAGGTCATCTATGGCTCCAGTGCTGGCTTCCATGCTGTGGATGTCGACTCGGGGAACAGCTATGACATCTACATCCCTGTGCAC ATCCAGAGCCAGATCACGCCCCATGCCATCATCTTCCTCCCCAACACCGACGGCATGGAGATGCTGCTGTGTTATGAGGACGAGGGTGTCTACGTCAACACGTACGGGCGGATCATTAAGGATGTGGTGCTGCAGTGGGGAGAGATGCCTACTTCTGTGG CCTACATCTGCTCCAACCAGATAATGGGCTGGGGTGAGAAGGCCATTGAGATCCGCTCTGTGGAGACGGGCCACCTCGACGGGGTCTTCATGCACAAACGAGCTCAGAGGCTCAAGTTCCTGTGTGAGCGGAATGACAAG GTGTTTTTTGCCTCAGTCCGCTCTGGGGGCAGCAGCCAAGTTTACTTCATGACTCTGAACCGTAACTGCATCATGAACTGGTGA